Part of the Polyangium spumosum genome is shown below.
CGACACGCGTTTCCCGAACCTCCTGCGTATCGTGCGCGGCAGCCACGCGGCGCGCGAGGCGATGACGGACTCGCCAAACGCGGTCGTGCCCGAGCTGAAGAGCCTGCCCGAGCGCGTGCTCAGCCTCGATCAGTCGCCGCAGCTCCGCGATCGTGAGCGTCGCAAGGACTTCTTGCTCGACGAGGGCCGCGTGCGCGTCCTCGTGCGCGCCTACGCGTACCTGCTCTCGCGCGCGATCAACCGGCCGGGGCAGGACGTGTACCTGCGCTACTGGCTCACGCACCCGGCGAAGTTCGACGAGCGCTCGCGCAAGCTGCTCGAGGAGGAGATCCGCCGCGGGATCCTGCTCGGCATCCCGGAGGGCATCCCGGCCGAGGAGGTCGTGGTGGAGATGAGCGCGAGCGAGCCCGAGGCGTTCGCGGCCGAGGTTTGTCCGGAGCTCGCGACGTACCCCGAGCTCGAGCCCGTGATCTCGAAGTTCGGCGAGATGCGCTTCGCGGTCTTCGACTTCGGCGGCGGCACGCTCGACATCGCCTGCGGCCGCTTCCGGCCCGCGACGGACGCGGAGGCGGAGGAGCTCGGCAGCCGCACGGTGATCGAGACGCTCCAGGTGAGCGGCGACGATCACCTCGGCGGCGACTACCTGACGCACGAGCTCGTGTGGCTCACGCATCAGCACGACAAGCACCTGCCCGAGATGGAGGACAAGGAGGTGCCGATGATGCGTCCGCAGACGGTGCCGCCGAACAACCTCGCGAACAAGCCGCACCTCTACAAGCGGAGCCTCGCCGGGCGGCAGAACCGCTACCGCTTCGAGCGCGAGCTCGGCCTCGAGGCCGTGAAGTTCGCCCCGGAGAACGAGCCGCGCCGCGCGGCGGATCTCTCCGCGGCGCGCCTCGACGGCAGCGAGGTGCGGCTCGAGTCGCTGGCGACGGACGTGCCGGCGCTCCACGCGAAGCTGAAGGAGCACCTGCAGACGCGTATCCGCGACGGCGTGAAGCTCATGAAGAGCATGCTCGCGATCGCGCCCTGGGGGAGCGAAGGGGACTGGCGCGAGCAAGGCGTGACCATCCTGCTCGCGGGTAACTCGTCGCGCAGCGCGTTCGTGGAGCAGGCGCTCGCGGACGAGCTCGGGATCCCGGGTTTGAAGGTCTGGCGGCCCGGCAGCAGTGATCCTTTCCAGCAGGTCGTTCTCTACGAGACGCCGCAGCGCACCGAGCGCGGCGTGACCATCGTGGGCGTGACGCCGAAGACGGCCGTGGCACTCGGCGCGCTGAAGATCGCGAACCGCGAGGTGCACCTCGTGCGGCGCGCGCAGGGGTTCTCGTACTTCGTGGGCGACCTGCGGGGCTTCCCGCCGAAGTTCGTCGCGCTCGTGCAGATGGGCACGCCGGTCTCGGATCCGGGCGTGTTCGGGCCGCATTACGTGGACTTCGGCAAGTGGGACACGAAGACGCCGCTGCGCGTGGCGCAGGAGTACGTGCCCGGGAAGATGACGTCGAACGATCCACGCGTCTCGATGATCCCCACGGGCCTCGCCGCGGGCCTCGTCGGGCGGCTCTACGTGTGCGTCTCGGGCCCGGACGAGCTCACGCTGGCCTTGCAACGCGACGGGCAGGACCCGCTCGTCACGACCTTGAACCTCGCGAAGTACATGCGGTGAGCTCGCCATGAAAGAGACGTTTTCCGCGGCGCTGCGCGCCGAGATCGAGGCGATCGTCATGCGCTACGAGGCGCTCGTCTCGTCGCGCGTGGACGCGGCCGAGCGTGATGGATCCACGGCGGCGCGTGACGAGCTCGCCGCGCTGCGCGCCGAGCGCGACGAGATGGCGCGGGAGCTCGCGACGTTGCGCGTGCAGCGCGAGCGTCTGTCGCTGGAGCTCGACACGGCGCGGGAGCGAATCGCGGCGCTCGAGGCCGAGGTGCGGGCCGGGGCGGCGGCGCACCTCGCGCTGGAGGAGCAGTTCACGGCGGAGAAGCGGTTCACGGCGGCCTCTGCCGAGGTGAGCGGGACGATGCTGGAGGGCGCGTTACGCGCGGCGATCGGTCGCGACCTGGATCCGAGCCCCGCGCTTTACGCGGCGCTGAAGGGCAAGGGGCTCGAAGGTGTGCTGGTGGCCGCGTTCAAGGAGCGAGGCCGCACGATCGCGCACGCGCCCTTGCTGGAGCGCGAGCGCGCGCCGCTCTCGGCCCTCGCGTCCGCCGCCGGCTGCGAGCTCGTCTCGCCTGCGCCGGGGACGCGGTTCTCGGCTTCGTCGATGGAGAAGGCGGCGACGACGAGTGATCCGGCGGAGGAGGGGAACGTCGTCGAGTGTATGCTCCCGGGGCTGCGCCGGGCGGGGACCGACGGGATGCTGGTGTTTCCGCGGGTGCGCGTGGCGACGGGGTGAATTCCCCGCCGGAGGGGTGAATCAGCGACGCCTTCGCTTGGCGAGCAGCCCGAGGGCGAGCGCCGCGAAGAGGCCGGCCGATCCGGATTCACCCGCGCCTGCGCCGCGCACGCTGCATCCGCCGTCGTCCGGGGTGCCGCCGCCGCCGCCCGCCTGCCCGCCGGAGCCACCTGCGCCGCCAGCGCCGCCCATGCCGCCACCTGCGCCGCCAGCGCCGCCTGCGCCGCCCATGCCGCCATTGCCGCCAGCGCCGCCCATACCGCCTTCGCCGCCAGCGCCGCCCATACCGCCTTCGCCGCCAGCGCCGCCCATGCCGCCTTCGCCGCCCGCGCCGCCTTCGCCGCCCATGCCGCCCGCGCCGCCGGAGCCACTGCCCGGATCCGTGCATTGCCCGCTCTCGCAGACGCCGCTCACGCATTCATCGCCGATCACGCACGACTCGCCCGCCGCGGCGTTGCCCAGCGGATAGATCTCCACGCTGGCCAGGCTGCCATTGCCCGGCGTGCCGCCCGCGATGACCACGCCGTGCCCGGGCACGTACGTCGCCGTGTGGAACGACCGCGGCGAGGCCATGTCCGGCAGCGAGATCCACGTATCGAGGGCCGGATCGTAGACCTCCACGCTCGCCGTCTCGCCGCCCGATATCCTGCCACCCGTCACCATCACGCGGCCGCTCGGCAGCTCCGTCATCACGTGGTACCACCGCTGCACGCTCATCGAGGCGACCGGGGTCCACGTGTCCGTCGCCGGATCGTAGATCTCCGCCGACGAGATGATACCCGTATTTTCCTCCACGCCGCCCGAGACCAGCACCTTGCCCGAGGACATCAGCGCCGCCGCGTGCCCCTTCCGGCCCGTCCCCATCGGCGCGACCAGGGTCCACGTGTTTGTCATCGAATCAAACGTCTCCGCGACCGTGAGGGTCACGTGGTTCTCCTCCATGCCCCACGTCCAGCCGCCCGTCACGAGGAACCGGCCGTCCGGCAGCATCGTCCCCGTGTGCGCGGATCGATATTGCTTCAGCTTCGGGCTGCTCACCACGGTCTGCGTGACGGGATCGTAGCGGACCGACTGGTTCGTGACGTCCTCGCCGTCCTGGGAGCCCGCGGCGATCACGCTTCCGTCCGCGAGCACGCCGAGCACGCCGTTGTATTCGTAGTTCAGCGCGAGCGCGGG
Proteins encoded:
- a CDS encoding Kelch repeat-containing protein, which codes for MRRLRRLLPLALLASLPFFAFLPEGGAAPKGPSISSAMWQSIAPMSTPRRWHEAHFAPGVGLVVVGGYAQNGIEDTAYMTAERLDLATGTWSALTPPPAGIENASSGVLPDGRIFFLDAGHGATYDPATDTWTNEPALALNYEYNGVLGVLADGSVIAAGSQDGEDVTNQSVRYDPVTQTVVSSPKLKQYRSAHTGTMLPDGRFLVTGGWTWGMEENHVTLTVAETFDSMTNTWTLVAPMGTGRKGHAAALMSSGKVLVSGGVEENTGIISSAEIYDPATDTWTPVASMSVQRWYHVMTELPSGRVMVTGGRISGGETASVEVYDPALDTWISLPDMASPRSFHTATYVPGHGVVIAGGTPGNGSLASVEIYPLGNAAAGESCVIGDECVSGVCESGQCTDPGSGSGGAGGMGGEGGAGGEGGMGGAGGEGGMGGAGGEGGMGGAGGNGGMGGAGGAGGAGGGMGGAGGAGGSGGQAGGGGGTPDDGGCSVRGAGAGESGSAGLFAALALGLLAKRRRR